A genome region from Sceloporus undulatus isolate JIND9_A2432 ecotype Alabama chromosome 1, SceUnd_v1.1, whole genome shotgun sequence includes the following:
- the SERPINA10 gene encoding protein Z-dependent protease inhibitor, with amino-acid sequence MKAGFLLVIFELCANMCLSNETAGIPVAETQENFKPSLLLSNHTDEQYPHNTVPNLSREKSKLAFSMSSFTEMNTNFGFNLYRKIAMKHDNNVFFSPLSLTFVLSIFLLASNGETHNQIVHSLNLHLLKGKENQLPAFCQQLRDNITKNQEFSLLQNSFSFIQKDFQIKDAFHNLSKQYFDMEFLMVDFHNSTLAKNIVNEHIKQKTRGRIPAMFDAFDQQAKIILVNYFLFRGNWLQPFSTRFTEVETFYIDNYRSVQVPMMFKTERVASTFDKNLQCVVLKLPYKGSAHMLIVMPEEEADFMDLEDHLTIELVESWLKAMEIRKMDIYFPKFKLDQSYHIEELLQDMGIKDLFSYKADLSHLTDQRYVKISQVLQRAVIEVDEKGTEAAAISGSEIIAYSLPSTVRVNRPFLFMIYEETSNALLFMGRVINPTEL; translated from the exons ATGAAAGCTGGATTTCTACTTGTCATATTTGAACTGTGTGCCAATATGTGTTTATCAAATGAAACAGCTGGAATCCCAGTGGCGGAGACACAGGAAAATTTCAAACCAAGCCTTTTGCTTTCAAATCACACTGATGAACAATATCCACACAATACAGTGCCAAATCTGTCCAGAGAAAAGTCTAAACTAGCATTCTCCATGAGCAGCTTCACTGAAATGAACACCAACTTTGGATTCAATCTCTACAGGAAAATAGCAATGAAGCATGACAACAATGTCTTTTTCTCACCATTGTCACTAACCTTTGTTTTGTCAATCTTTTTGTTGGCTTCCAATGGGGAAACGCACAACCAAATAGTTCACTCTTTGAACCTCCATCTTCTGAAAGGAAAAGAGAACCAGCTCCCAGCATTTTGCCAACAACTAAGGGACAACATCACCAAAAATCAAGAGTTCAGCCTTTTGCAGAATAGCTTCTCTTTCATCCAGAAGGACTTCCAAATCAAGGATGCCTTTCACAATTTGTCCAAACAATACTTTGATATGGAATTTCTGATGGTGGATTTCCACAACTCTACTCTTGCCAAAAACATTGTCAATGAGCACATCAAACAAAAGACGAGAGGGAGAATACCCGCAATGTTTGATGCATTTGATCAGCAAGCTAAAATCATTCTGGTGAATTACTTTCTCTTTAGAG GGAACTGGCTACAGCCATTTTCTACCAGGTTCACAGAAGTAGAAACCTTCTATATAGATAACTACAGGAGTGTCCAGGTGCCAATGATGTTCAAGACAGAGCGGGTTGCCTCCACATTTGATAAGAACTTACAGTGTGTTGTACTAAAGCTTCCCTATAAAGGGAGTGCGCACATGCTGATTGTCATGCCAGAGGAGGAAGCTGATTTTATGGACCTTGAAGACCATTTAACAATTGAACTTGTGGAGTCTTGGTTGAAAGCCATGGAGATCAG gaAAATGGACATCTACTTTCCAAAGTTCAAATTAGATCAATCATACCATATAGAAGAGTTGCTTCAAGATATGGGAATTAAAGACCTTTTTTCTTACAAAGCAGACCTGAGCCACCTCACAGATCAGAGATACGTGAAAATATCACAG GTTCTCCAAAGAGCTGTTATTGAAGTGGATGAAAAAGGAACCGAAGCCGCAGCAATCAGTGGCTCAGAAATTATAGCATATTCCTTGCCTTCTACAGTACGGGTGAATCGGCCATTCCTTTTCATGATTTATGAAGAGACATCAAATGCCTTGCTGTTTATGGGCAGAGTTATCAACCCAACTGAGTTGTGA